One Vigna unguiculata cultivar IT97K-499-35 chromosome 11, ASM411807v1, whole genome shotgun sequence DNA window includes the following coding sequences:
- the LOC114170236 gene encoding uncharacterized protein LOC114170236, which produces MFFCEKCNKHVIKVTPRYKLKLRVINATDSTTFVVFDRDASVMLKKSCFDILDLQDKNTTAGDLPKEFEVLIDKTYLFKVECKNDYNTKFEQSFRVKKVCMDEKVIESFSDVEINF; this is translated from the exons atgtttttttgtgaaaagtgTAACAAGCATGTCATTAAGGTTACACCTAg gtATAAACTGAAACTTCGTGTAATTAATGCTACGGATTCTACaacttttgttgtatttgatcGTGATGCAAGTGTAATGTTGAAGAAATCATGCTTTGACATTCTTGACTTGCAAGACAAG AACACTACTGCTGGAGACTTGCCTAAAGAGTTTGAAGTCCTAATTGATAAGACCTATCTGTTCAAAGTTGAGTGCAAGAatgattataataccaaatttgAACAATCATTCAGAGTTAAAAAAGTTTGCATGGATGAAAAAGTAATTGAAAGCTTTTCTGATGTTGAAATTAA TTTTTAG